Proteins found in one Anopheles aquasalis chromosome 3, idAnoAquaMG_Q_19, whole genome shotgun sequence genomic segment:
- the LOC126575448 gene encoding glycine receptor subunit alpha-4 isoform X1, whose product MAAIMASRSSVLPRSSSILLALLLLIFCVLREVLAAKNYTLKPRVVLPEDYVKEVRPPSRKGTPVVVEFSIFVVDINSINVEDMDFRVDMFVHQKWVESRLDLHDDIFEEGDDHVILPPEFFDNLWQPDPYFLNSKISEIATLTHKFSSVTLYKNSTVRYACMMHAIIACQMEFQLYPMDIQICPIYIESFSYHNQKIRLKWADNGVTINPELKLLQYNLGRPLQLEETDGYMPEKYGNFSRLAVYFRFERQIGHHLIQTFAPSSLVVMLSWFSFWLGLDAIPGRVTLLVTCMLTLVTMFTGMRADIPPVAYVKALDLWMAGCMLFVFSALGEFVVVKVLDVQYQYQVNKVPKVLPMRISAMEKGQCVGTVANWEGGTVNVRPRKPTQTPTTPGQVSLQGNGGPQPPPPTKQPTRRQSILSVAWTDTDTGIEKIMWREIDKMSRIVFPGLFLVFVVLYWPILIFKTS is encoded by the exons ATGGCCGCCATCAtggccagcagaagcagtgtGTTGCCACGAAGCTCCTCCATCCTGTTGGCACTGTTGTTGCTAATCTTTTG CGTTCTGAGGGAAGTGCTGGCCGCCAAAAACTACACACTCAAACCACGGGTAGTCCTGCCGGAAGACTATGTCAAAG AGGTTCGGCCACCATCGCGAAAGGGCACGCCGGTCGTGGTAGAGTTCAGTATATTCGTGGTAGATATCAATTCCATAAATGTCGAGGATATGGATTTTAG AGTAGATATGTTCGTGCACCAGAAGTGGGTCGAGTCGCGGCTGGATCTGCACGACGACATTTTCGAGGAGGGCGACGATCACGTGATACTTCCGCCGGAGTTTTTCGATAACCTATGGCAACCGGATCCGTACTTTCTCAACTCGAAAATTTCAG AAATCGCGACACTAACGCACAAGTTCTCTTCGGTGACGCTGTACAAAAATTCGACCGTACGGTACGCCTGTATGATGCACGCCATCATCGCCTGCCAGATGGAGTTCCAGCTCTACCCGATGGACATCCAGATCTGTCCGATCTACATCGAGAGCTTCTCCTACCACAACCAGAAGATACGCCTCAAGTGGGCGGACAATGGGGTAACGATCAACCCGGAGCTGAAGCTGCTCCAGTACAACCTCGGCCGTCCGCTGCAGCTCGAAGAGACGGACGGTTACATGCCGGAGAAGTATG GTAACTTCTCGCGGCTTGCGGTGTACTTTCGGTTCGAGCGTCAGATCGGTCACCATCTGATACAGACCTTTGCACCTTCCTCGCTCGTCGTGATGCTATCGTGGTTCAGCTTCTGGCTTGGACTCGATGCCATCCCTGGCCGCGTGACACTGCTCGTGACGTGCATGCTAACGCTCGTGACCATGTTCACCGGGATGCGTGCAGACATTCCTCCGGTGGCATACGTGAAG GCACTTGACCTCTGGATGGCCGGCTgtatgttgtttgtgttttcggcCCTCGGGGAGTTCGTTGTGGTCAAGGTGCTCGACGTGCAGTACCAGTACCAGGTGAACAAGGTACCGAAGGTGCTCCCGATGCGGATCAGCGCCATGGAGAAGGGCCAATGTGTGGGCACGGTGGCTAACTGGGAGGGTGGTACGGTTAATGTGCGACCACGGAAGCCCACCCAAACGCCCACCACTCCCGGGCAGGTGTCGCTGCAAGGGAACGGTGGTccacagccaccgccaccgacgaagCAACCGACACGACGCCAGAGCATCCTGTCCGTCGCCTGGACCGACACCGATACCGGGATCGAGAAGATTATGTGGCGCGAAATTGACAAAATGTCCCGTATCGTCTTTCCCGGTCTGTTTCTCGTCTTTGTCGTGCTCTACTGGCCCATACTGATCTTCAAGACTTCCTAG
- the LOC126575448 gene encoding glycine receptor subunit alpha-2 isoform X2 yields the protein MSRIWILDMFVHQKWVESRLDLHDDIFEEGDDHVILPPEFFDNLWQPDPYFLNSKISEIATLTHKFSSVTLYKNSTVRYACMMHAIIACQMEFQLYPMDIQICPIYIESFSYHNQKIRLKWADNGVTINPELKLLQYNLGRPLQLEETDGYMPEKYGNFSRLAVYFRFERQIGHHLIQTFAPSSLVVMLSWFSFWLGLDAIPGRVTLLVTCMLTLVTMFTGMRADIPPVAYVKALDLWMAGCMLFVFSALGEFVVVKVLDVQYQYQVNKVPKVLPMRISAMEKGQCVGTVANWEGGTVNVRPRKPTQTPTTPGQVSLQGNGGPQPPPPTKQPTRRQSILSVAWTDTDTGIEKIMWREIDKMSRIVFPGLFLVFVVLYWPILIFKTS from the exons ATGTCGAGGATATGGATTTTAG ATATGTTCGTGCACCAGAAGTGGGTCGAGTCGCGGCTGGATCTGCACGACGACATTTTCGAGGAGGGCGACGATCACGTGATACTTCCGCCGGAGTTTTTCGATAACCTATGGCAACCGGATCCGTACTTTCTCAACTCGAAAATTTCAG AAATCGCGACACTAACGCACAAGTTCTCTTCGGTGACGCTGTACAAAAATTCGACCGTACGGTACGCCTGTATGATGCACGCCATCATCGCCTGCCAGATGGAGTTCCAGCTCTACCCGATGGACATCCAGATCTGTCCGATCTACATCGAGAGCTTCTCCTACCACAACCAGAAGATACGCCTCAAGTGGGCGGACAATGGGGTAACGATCAACCCGGAGCTGAAGCTGCTCCAGTACAACCTCGGCCGTCCGCTGCAGCTCGAAGAGACGGACGGTTACATGCCGGAGAAGTATG GTAACTTCTCGCGGCTTGCGGTGTACTTTCGGTTCGAGCGTCAGATCGGTCACCATCTGATACAGACCTTTGCACCTTCCTCGCTCGTCGTGATGCTATCGTGGTTCAGCTTCTGGCTTGGACTCGATGCCATCCCTGGCCGCGTGACACTGCTCGTGACGTGCATGCTAACGCTCGTGACCATGTTCACCGGGATGCGTGCAGACATTCCTCCGGTGGCATACGTGAAG GCACTTGACCTCTGGATGGCCGGCTgtatgttgtttgtgttttcggcCCTCGGGGAGTTCGTTGTGGTCAAGGTGCTCGACGTGCAGTACCAGTACCAGGTGAACAAGGTACCGAAGGTGCTCCCGATGCGGATCAGCGCCATGGAGAAGGGCCAATGTGTGGGCACGGTGGCTAACTGGGAGGGTGGTACGGTTAATGTGCGACCACGGAAGCCCACCCAAACGCCCACCACTCCCGGGCAGGTGTCGCTGCAAGGGAACGGTGGTccacagccaccgccaccgacgaagCAACCGACACGACGCCAGAGCATCCTGTCCGTCGCCTGGACCGACACCGATACCGGGATCGAGAAGATTATGTGGCGCGAAATTGACAAAATGTCCCGTATCGTCTTTCCCGGTCTGTTTCTCGTCTTTGTCGTGCTCTACTGGCCCATACTGATCTTCAAGACTTCCTAG
- the LOC126576207 gene encoding uncharacterized protein LOC126576207 yields MKFAYKFSNLMGAVFRRGNLLFTPDGYSVVSPVGNRITIFDLKNNKSSTLDIESSYNYTAIALSPNGCLLVAVNEIGEAQMISMISRTTIHRYKFRSEVKCLRFSPDGKYFAACVETAVLVFRTPGEASGSYSSFVVARAIEVAYDETVYLDWAANSKLLAIGSKDNTVRLHNVEWLETFRPYVLGGHREAIVGCFFEDKTLDVNTISRDGHLILWECGMDIDELEKTRAQIDGEEAEQGDAPPREKKKRNTDGGNDDGQQEELLAEKDLEKDITNGGGNQLQMERLRDAGMAKEGEERDEQGKLIVQQKRHPFYYKRLARHFLGNDQRKENRNVIVSSVAYHSQLRIIVMAFSTGAFYLYELPDVNMIHSLSISEMSIGSVSFNNTGDWLALGVSELGQLLVWEWQSEQYIMKQQEHSQGMNSVAYSPDGHQVVTAGQDGKVKLWNITNGFCIVTFSEHTSAVMAVEFCRNKKFLVSASLDGTVRAYDVVRYRNFRTFTSPEPVQFASVAVDYSGELVAAGGQDSFEIYLWSMKLGRLLEVLSGHEGPVVSLAFAPVASSSAMVSGSWDQTIRIWDCLESSGAHETVPLGSDVVCVAFKPDGEEVAVSTLNGNITVFHVKTATQLASIEGRNDMEGSVSQSDLNTAKKNLLGRAFMSICYSADGECLLAGGKSKYVCIYNVKEAILLKKFQITQNRSLDGMDEFMNRRNLTEFGNMALLEEREELEGGNVAIRLPGVKSADVAARNVKPEINVKGVRFSPSGQSWTAVSTEGLLVYALHKGIVFDPFQLSTEVTPKAARALLQDERNYAGALMMALKLNEPSLLQEVIESVPYRDIELVIGSLPDEFALRTLQFVAKLLGNTQHIEFYLRWSNLLLTRLGQVESLLDSQTLVTLHQNLNRKYDQLNKICDFNKYTLQVLKNLSLSGSKPRQSGLIPKEINNGNDDGDDVDSSEDEFDLMLMNERGINRHKAATGSSSEDDQADASDEDREAMDEDDEE; encoded by the exons ATGAAGTTCGCTTATAAG TTTAGCAACCTGATGGGCGCGGTGTTCCGCCGCGGAAATCTACTTTTCACGCCGGACGGTTACTCGGTGGTGAGCCCGGTAGGTAACCGGATCACGATCTTCGATTTGAAAAA cAACAAATCGTCCACGCTGGATATCGAAAGCTCGTACAATTACACCGCGATCGCTCTCTCGCCCAACGGGTGCctgttggtggcggtgaatGAAATCGGAGAAGCGCAAATGATCAGCATGATCTCGAGGACTACCATCCACCGGTACAAGTTCCGGAGCGAGGTCAAGTGTTTGCGTTTCAGTCCGGATGGCAAATATTTTGCGGCTTGTGTTGAAACGGCCGTGCTCGTGTTCCGCACACCGGGAGAAGCTTCCGGTTCGTACAGTTCGTTCGTGGTGGCCCGTGCGATCGAGGTTGCATACGATGAGACAGTTTACCTCGATTGGGCCGCCAACTCGAAGCTGCTGGCAATCGGATCGAAGGATAACACGGTCCGACTACACAACGTCGAGTGGTTGGAAACGTTCCGACCGTACGTTCTCGGTGGACATCGTGAAGCGATCGTCGGCTGCTTTTTCGAGGATAAAACGCTCGACGTGAACACGATTAGTCGCGATGGTCACCTGATACTGTGGGAGTGCGGCATGGACATTGATGAGCTGGAAAAAACGCGTGCCCAGAtcgatggagaagaagcggAGCAGGGAGACGCCCCTCcccgagagaaaaagaaacgcaaTACCGATGgcgggaatgatgatgggcaGCAGGAGGAATTGTTGGCCGAAAAGGATCTGGAAAAGGACATTacaaacggtggtggcaatCAGCTGCAGATGGAACGATTGCGTGATGCCGGCATGGCAAAGGAGGGGGAAGAACGCGACGAGCAGGGCAAACTGATtgtgcagcagaagcggcaTCCGTTCTACTACAAACGTCTAGCGCGCCACTTTCTGGGCAACGATCAACGGAAAGAGAACCGGAATGTGATCGTTTCGTCCGTCGCGTACCACAGCCAACTGCGTATCATTGTGATGGCCTTCTCAACCGGGGCGTTCTACCTGTACGAGCTGCCGGATGTGAACATGATTCACTCGCTTTCCATCTCCGAGATGAGCATCGGATCGGTGTCGTTCAACAATACGGGCGATTGGTTAGCGCTCGGTGTGTCCGAGCTTGGCCAGCTGCTTGTCTGGGAGTGGCAAAGTGAACAGTACATCAtgaagcagcaggaacactCGCAGGGCATGAACAGCGTGGCGTACTCACCCGATGGCCACCAGGTGGTGACCGCCGGCCAGGACGGAAAGGTGAAGCTGTGGAACATCACGAACGGGTTCTGTATCGTAACGTTCTCCGAGCACACGTCGGCCGTCATGGCGGTAGAGTTTTGTCGCAACAAAAAGTTCCTCGTCAGCGCCTCCCTAGATGGTACGGTGCGAGCGTACGATGTGGTGCGGTATCGTAACTTCCGTACCTTCACCTCACCCGAACCGGTCCAGTTTGCCTCGGTGGCGGTTGATTACTCCGGTGAGCTCGTCGCGGCCGGTGGTCAGGACTCGTTCGAGATATACCTCTGGTCGATGAAGCTGGGCCGACTGTTGGAAGTTCTGAGCGGTCACGAAGGTCCTGTCGTATCGTTGGCGTTTGCACCGGTCGCTTCCTCGTCGGCGATGGTTTCCGGTTCCTGGGATCAGACGATCCGTATCTGGGATTGTCTCGAGAGTTCGGGAGCACATGAAACGGTTCCCCTCGGTTCGGATGTGGTATGTGTGGCGTTCAAACCGGACGGGGAAGAGGTAGCGGTGTCTACGCTCAATGGCAACATTACCGTGTTCCACGTGAAGACAGCGACACAGCTTGCTTCGATTGAAGGGAGGAACGACATGGAGGGAAGCGTATCGCAGAGCGATCTGAACACGGCCAAGAAGAACCTCCTTGGACG GGCCTTCATGTCCATTTGTTATTCGGCGGATGGCGagtgcttgctggctggcggtaaATCCAAGTATGTGTGCATCTACAACGTAAAGGAAGCGATTTTGCtgaaaaagtttcaaatcacCCAGAATCGTAGtctggatggaatggat GAATTTATGAATCGTCGTAATCTAACCGAGTTTGGTAACATGGCCTTACTGGAGGAGCGCGAAGAGCTCGAGGGTGGTAACGTGGCCATCCGGTTACCGGGAGTGAAGAGTGCAGACGTGGCGGCTCGTAACGTAAAACCGGAAATCAACGTAAAAGGGGTACGCTTCTCACCATCCGGGCAATCTTGGACTGCCGTCTCGACGGAAGGTTTGCTCGTGTACGCTCTACACAAAGGAATCGTTTTCGATCCCTTTCAACTGTCGACCGAAGTGACACCGAAGGCGGCCCGTGCTTTGCTACAGGACGAACGGAACTATGCCGGGGCTCTAATGATGGCACTGAAGCTTAACGAACCGAGTTTGCTTCAGGAAGTGATTGAAAGCGTTCCATATCGCGACA TTGAGCTAGTTATCGGATCGCTGCCGGATGAGTTTGCTCTACGGACACTGCAGTTTGTAGCAAAGTTGCTCGGTAATACACAACACATTGAGTTTTATCTACGTTGGTCCAATCTTCTGCTGACGCGGCTTGGTCAGGTTGAGTCGCTGCTGGATTCACAGACGCTCGTTACGTTGCATCAGAATCTGAACCGAAAGTACGATCAACTGAACAAAAT ATGCGATTTCAACAAATATACCCTGCAAGTGCTAAAGAACTTGTCCCTTTCTGGTTCGAAGCCTAGGCAGAGTGGATTGATCCCTAAAGAAATtaacaacggcaacgacgatggtgacgacgtaGATTCATCGGAGGATGAGTTTGACCTGATGCTTATGAACGAGAGAGGCATCAATCGTCATAAAGCTGCAACGGGATCTTCCTCCGAGGACGATCAAGCCGATGCGAGCGACGAGGATCGAGAAGCCATggacgaggatgacgaggagTAG
- the LOC126576208 gene encoding alpha-sarcoglycan isoform X1 translates to MAKQRMEKATTIKLVLLVTVLLPCCSATETIYITDDVSVSELFSLRIEPRMFNWSYEGLSEQFHYRSSLEGYPDLPSWIRYMYSTEYHSGFLYGTPPPRTADTRVPIEIIALNRMSYETKRLVLILAVHHKPVAKHVIQMKIDNLNWVHMMDPGRIENLKNIFRNDLWPESRSDLHIIFMDSAVKLGARLPLRPQQREGVVVHLGSRAEFSGRMRDLQEEVKPLYKIASCTYKRTSVQTTFENSGFKLDWCAFRLTSSDDDITALPHHPNESHKHGDHTNLSGQHVERWDAPLKSEIPERNYSDEIAISFAIPGMIFALLLCGLTIILCFQHEKLQDDDSEYYFNYIFYICSDFLRMHKSTRHEYNMVPSNVQMVHYSPEDAHSTIKLKSLRDAPFDVSEPQRISPSDSYYREGSPHISNMYMRPKPPPYKLAGTSSGSPTLNRGSGADNGEM, encoded by the exons ATGGC GAAGCAAAGGATGGAGAAGGCGACGACCATCAAGCTGGTGCTCCTTGTAACGGTGTTGCTCCCTTGCTGCTCCGCAACGGAAACCATTTACATTACGGACGATGTGTCCGTGTCGGAGCTGTTCTCGTTGCGCATAGAGCCCCGCATGTTCAACTGGTCATACGAGGGGCTGAGTGAGCAGTTTCACTATCGTTCATCACTCGAAGGATACCCGGACCTGCCCAGCTGGATCCGGTACATGTACAGCACCGAGTACCATTCGGGATTTTTATACGGCACTCCTCCACCGCGTACGGCCGATACGCGCGTTCCGATCGAAATCATTGCCCTAAACCGGATGTCGTACGAGACGAAACGGTTGGTGCTGATCCTGGCCGTGCACCATAAGCCCGTGGCCAAGCACGTCATCCAGATGAAGATCGACAATCTGAACTGGGTGCACATGATGGATCCCGGGCGGATCGAGAACCTAAAGAACATCTTCCGCAACGATCTGTGGCCGGAAAGCCGCTCCGATTTGCACATCATTTTCATGGACTCGGCCGTCAAGCTCGGTGCCCGGTTACCGCTTCGTCCGCAGCAGCGCGAGGGTGTCGTCGTGCATCTTGGCAGCCGGGCAGAGTTCTCCGGTCGTATGCGGGACCTGCAGGAGGAGGTGAAACCGTTGTACAAGATTGCTTCCTGCACCTACAAGCGAACCTCCGTGCAGACGACGTTCGAGAACTCGGGCTTTAAGCTGGATTGGTGCGCATTTCGTTTGACGAGTTCCGATGATGATATTACGGCTTTGCCTCATCATCCTAACGAAAGCCATAAGCACGGAGATCATACGAACCTCAGTGGACAGCACGTGGAGCGATGGGATGCACCGCTCAAGTCGGAAATTCCGGAACGTAACTATAGCGATGAGATAGCCATCTCCTTCGCCATTCCAGGCATGATCttcgctctgctgctgtgcggtTTGACCATCATCTTGTGCTTCCAGCATGAGAAACT GCAAGACGACGATTCAGAGTATTATTTCAATTACATTTTCTACATTTGTTCAGACTTTCTTAG AATGCATAAATCAACCCGACACGAGTACAATATGGTACCATCGAACGTACAGATGGTACACTACTCACCGGAAGACGCACACTCAACGATTAAGCTGAAGAGCCTCCGAGATGCACCGTTCGATGTCAGCGAACCGCAGCGTATAAG CCCCTCGGATAGCTATTACCGTGAAGGAAGTCCACACATCAGCAACATGTACATGCGCCCAAAGCCACCGCCCTACAAGCTCGCCGGAACCTCATCCGGCTCTCCCACCTTGAACCGTGGTTCCGGTGCCGATAACGGTGAGATGTGA
- the LOC126576208 gene encoding epsilon-sarcoglycan isoform X2, giving the protein MAKQRMEKATTIKLVLLVTVLLPCCSATETIYITDDVSVSELFSLRIEPRMFNWSYEGLSEQFHYRSSLEGYPDLPSWIRYMYSTEYHSGFLYGTPPPRTADTRVPIEIIALNRMSYETKRLVLILAVHHKPVAKHVIQMKIDNLNWVHMMDPGRIENLKNIFRNDLWPESRSDLHIIFMDSAVKLGARLPLRPQQREGVVVHLGSRAEFSGRMRDLQEEVKPLYKIASCTYKRTSVQTTFENSGFKLDWCAFRLTSSDDDITALPHHPNESHKHGDHTNLSGQHVERWDAPLKSEIPERNYSDEIAISFAIPGMIFALLLCGLTIILCFQHEKLMHKSTRHEYNMVPSNVQMVHYSPEDAHSTIKLKSLRDAPFDVSEPQRISPSDSYYREGSPHISNMYMRPKPPPYKLAGTSSGSPTLNRGSGADNGEM; this is encoded by the exons ATGGC GAAGCAAAGGATGGAGAAGGCGACGACCATCAAGCTGGTGCTCCTTGTAACGGTGTTGCTCCCTTGCTGCTCCGCAACGGAAACCATTTACATTACGGACGATGTGTCCGTGTCGGAGCTGTTCTCGTTGCGCATAGAGCCCCGCATGTTCAACTGGTCATACGAGGGGCTGAGTGAGCAGTTTCACTATCGTTCATCACTCGAAGGATACCCGGACCTGCCCAGCTGGATCCGGTACATGTACAGCACCGAGTACCATTCGGGATTTTTATACGGCACTCCTCCACCGCGTACGGCCGATACGCGCGTTCCGATCGAAATCATTGCCCTAAACCGGATGTCGTACGAGACGAAACGGTTGGTGCTGATCCTGGCCGTGCACCATAAGCCCGTGGCCAAGCACGTCATCCAGATGAAGATCGACAATCTGAACTGGGTGCACATGATGGATCCCGGGCGGATCGAGAACCTAAAGAACATCTTCCGCAACGATCTGTGGCCGGAAAGCCGCTCCGATTTGCACATCATTTTCATGGACTCGGCCGTCAAGCTCGGTGCCCGGTTACCGCTTCGTCCGCAGCAGCGCGAGGGTGTCGTCGTGCATCTTGGCAGCCGGGCAGAGTTCTCCGGTCGTATGCGGGACCTGCAGGAGGAGGTGAAACCGTTGTACAAGATTGCTTCCTGCACCTACAAGCGAACCTCCGTGCAGACGACGTTCGAGAACTCGGGCTTTAAGCTGGATTGGTGCGCATTTCGTTTGACGAGTTCCGATGATGATATTACGGCTTTGCCTCATCATCCTAACGAAAGCCATAAGCACGGAGATCATACGAACCTCAGTGGACAGCACGTGGAGCGATGGGATGCACCGCTCAAGTCGGAAATTCCGGAACGTAACTATAGCGATGAGATAGCCATCTCCTTCGCCATTCCAGGCATGATCttcgctctgctgctgtgcggtTTGACCATCATCTTGTGCTTCCAGCATGAGAAACT AATGCATAAATCAACCCGACACGAGTACAATATGGTACCATCGAACGTACAGATGGTACACTACTCACCGGAAGACGCACACTCAACGATTAAGCTGAAGAGCCTCCGAGATGCACCGTTCGATGTCAGCGAACCGCAGCGTATAAG CCCCTCGGATAGCTATTACCGTGAAGGAAGTCCACACATCAGCAACATGTACATGCGCCCAAAGCCACCGCCCTACAAGCTCGCCGGAACCTCATCCGGCTCTCCCACCTTGAACCGTGGTTCCGGTGCCGATAACGGTGAGATGTGA